In Campylobacter sp. 2014D-0216, the following proteins share a genomic window:
- a CDS encoding YihY/virulence factor BrkB family protein codes for MTFKNIIKILFALRDKEILNYAAALSFYTILSLIPLLFLCFWVFTQIPSFEIYQEKIKNLIFTFLIPTQQDLITQYINTFLKNSVNLGLIGLLAMALTSLAFFSGYDYVINKLLQEDSKSLWHSISSYWTLATLTPLGLGVSFYISGFIQQTLDEFNITLNFFEVLPYVIIWALFFVSYSSSVSKKGDLKALLVSSFGASVIWYISKMVFVYYAVYNKTYLNVYGSFSVILFFFLWIYISWIIYLLGLKTYLFLNQENKGNKPKRNYKKS; via the coding sequence ATGACTTTTAAAAACATAATCAAAATTCTTTTTGCGCTAAGAGATAAAGAAATTTTAAATTATGCAGCAGCTTTAAGTTTTTATACGATTTTGTCGTTAATACCACTTTTATTTTTATGTTTTTGGGTTTTTACGCAAATTCCGAGTTTTGAAATTTATCAAGAAAAAATTAAAAATTTAATTTTCACTTTTTTGATTCCAACACAGCAAGATTTGATTACACAATACATCAACACTTTTTTAAAAAACAGTGTCAATTTAGGGCTGATCGGGCTTTTGGCTATGGCATTGACTTCGTTGGCGTTTTTTTCAGGTTATGATTATGTGATCAACAAGCTTTTGCAAGAAGATTCAAAAAGTCTTTGGCATAGTATTAGTTCTTATTGGACTTTGGCAACTTTAACTCCACTTGGGCTTGGAGTGAGTTTTTATATCTCAGGTTTTATACAACAAACTTTAGATGAATTTAATATTACTTTGAATTTTTTTGAGGTATTGCCTTATGTGATTATTTGGGCTTTATTTTTTGTATCTTATTCAAGTTCGGTTAGCAAGAAAGGGGATTTAAAAGCTTTGCTTGTTAGCTCTTTTGGTGCTTCTGTGATTTGGTATATTTCTAAAATGGTATTTGTTTATTATGCGGTGTATAATAAGACTTATTTAAATGTGTATGGTTCTTTCTCGGTGATTTTATTTTTCTTTTTGTGGATTTATATTTCTTGGATTATTTATCTTTTAGGCTTGAAAACGTATTTGTTTTTAAATCAAGAAAACAAAGGGAATAAACCCAAGAGAAACTACAAAAAGAGCTAG
- a CDS encoding ComEC/Rec2 family competence protein — protein sequence MIFQFSIKHPYREFLILLSCFLIIFSLNLIYEYKKYQNFKLSKHLLLKDNTVLSYYPKSNKKGKKYHVIKLKNSEFIFYTTSFKDLNLSQNDTIHLRIITKNISFKEYLSKSFFAPSYGWIKSQNKKEKAIVEYFLHQHTNEKIKEFYGALFFAKGISNELRNDVNFYNIAHLIAISGYHLGLLFGFCFFILAPLYAFFHKRYFPYRSLKLDLSIIAFSLLFLYAFLIDFSPSYIRALLMSLFAFYLYSKHIKILSFKFLFLSVAFCVSIFPKLLFSIGFLFSILGVFYIYLYFHHFKSYFSNFTHAVLINIWTFLAMIIPVLHFFPLLSFQQFLAIPLSLAFIVFYPLSLLLHVFSYGNLLDILLLYFFEFKMPSVNFPISSTYYIVYLVLSLMSIFSRYLALFVVSLGFIPFVFLI from the coding sequence ATGATTTTTCAATTCTCTATAAAACACCCTTATAGAGAATTTTTGATTTTATTATCGTGTTTTTTGATCATTTTTAGTCTAAATCTTATTTATGAGTATAAAAAATATCAAAATTTTAAACTTAGTAAGCATTTGCTATTAAAAGACAACACTGTTTTATCTTACTACCCAAAAAGCAACAAAAAAGGTAAAAAATACCATGTAATAAAACTTAAAAATTCGGAATTTATTTTTTACACCACAAGTTTTAAGGATCTTAACCTAAGTCAAAACGACACGATTCATCTTAGAATTATTACCAAAAATATCAGCTTCAAAGAGTATCTAAGTAAAAGTTTTTTTGCGCCAAGTTATGGTTGGATTAAAAGTCAAAACAAAAAAGAAAAAGCTATTGTGGAGTATTTTCTCCATCAACATACAAATGAAAAAATTAAAGAATTCTATGGGGCTTTATTTTTTGCCAAAGGCATATCAAATGAACTTAGAAATGATGTGAATTTTTACAATATTGCTCATTTAATTGCAATTAGTGGATACCATTTAGGGTTGTTATTTGGATTTTGTTTTTTCATTCTTGCTCCGCTGTATGCTTTTTTTCACAAGCGGTATTTTCCTTACAGAAGCTTAAAACTTGATCTTAGCATTATTGCTTTTTCACTTTTATTTTTATATGCTTTTTTAATCGACTTTAGCCCTTCTTATATAAGAGCTTTGCTTATGAGTCTTTTTGCCTTTTATCTTTATAGCAAACATATCAAAATACTAAGCTTTAAATTTTTGTTTTTAAGTGTGGCGTTTTGTGTGAGTATCTTTCCAAAACTACTTTTTAGTATAGGATTTTTATTTTCTATTTTAGGTGTTTTTTATATTTATTTATATTTTCATCATTTTAAAAGTTATTTTTCAAACTTTACTCATGCTGTTTTAATTAATATTTGGACCTTTCTTGCTATGATTATCCCTGTATTACATTTCTTTCCTTTGTTGAGTTTTCAGCAGTTTTTAGCCATACCACTTAGCTTGGCTTTTATTGTTTTTTATCCACTTAGTTTACTTTTACATGTTTTCTCTTATGGGAATTTGCTAGATATATTGTTGTTGTATTTTTTTGAATTTAAAATGCCTAGTGTCAATTTTCCTATTTCATCGACTTATTATATAGTCTATTTGGTTTTATCCTTAATGAGTATTTTTTCTAGATACCTAGCTCTTTTTGTAGTTTCTCTTGGGTTTATTCCCTTTGTTTTCTTGATTTAA